A stretch of the Mesorhizobium sp. Pch-S genome encodes the following:
- a CDS encoding M23 family metallopeptidase yields the protein MAPRAETETEALTFAEDIIPFTKDRDIAEAFSDSGYTNSDAFGMAEAIGKLLNTTALKAGTVLRVGLEVRGDAAKVVRTGVYDRTRHIVTIALDDRGQFVPAEEPDPNPELQTAFDDSPPVVVRGNLPSIYDGIYRAAYSYGLSTKMAQQVIKILASDVDYQARLTSSDRLEVLFSQPDSDDQASEDSELLYVSAAIGGMTRTLYRFQLQDGSTDYFDENGRSAEQFLLRKTVPNGTFRSGFGARRHPILGYVRMHTGVDWAAPTGTPIIAAGNGVVEKAGWAAGYGKQTILRHANGYETSYNHQSAFARGVQPGARVRQGQVIGYVGTTGLSTGAHLHYELMVNGTKVDPMRVRLPTGKVLQGDDLVAFKRERERIDDLLKQQNGTGLKVASAGAATSK from the coding sequence GTGGCACCACGTGCCGAAACCGAGACAGAGGCCCTGACCTTTGCCGAAGACATTATTCCTTTCACCAAGGACCGCGACATCGCGGAGGCCTTTTCCGATTCCGGCTACACCAATTCCGACGCCTTCGGCATGGCCGAGGCGATAGGCAAACTGCTCAACACCACAGCGCTGAAGGCGGGCACCGTGCTGCGTGTCGGCCTCGAGGTCCGCGGCGATGCAGCCAAGGTTGTTCGCACCGGCGTCTATGACCGGACCCGCCACATCGTCACCATCGCACTCGACGATCGCGGCCAGTTCGTGCCAGCCGAGGAACCCGATCCCAACCCCGAACTGCAGACCGCATTTGACGATTCTCCCCCGGTGGTGGTGCGTGGCAACCTGCCGAGCATCTATGACGGGATCTACCGGGCTGCCTATTCTTATGGCTTGTCCACCAAGATGGCCCAGCAGGTCATCAAGATCCTGGCCTCCGATGTCGACTACCAGGCACGGCTGACCTCGAGCGATCGCCTCGAAGTGCTGTTCTCACAGCCCGACAGCGACGACCAGGCTTCCGAGGATTCGGAACTTCTCTACGTATCTGCCGCCATTGGCGGCATGACCCGTACGCTCTACCGCTTCCAGCTGCAGGACGGCAGCACCGACTATTTCGATGAGAATGGTCGCAGTGCGGAGCAGTTCCTGCTGCGCAAGACCGTTCCGAACGGCACTTTCCGCTCCGGCTTCGGCGCGCGCCGCCATCCGATCCTCGGTTATGTCAGAATGCATACCGGCGTCGATTGGGCGGCCCCCACCGGCACCCCGATCATCGCGGCCGGCAACGGCGTTGTCGAAAAGGCCGGTTGGGCCGCCGGCTACGGCAAACAGACGATCCTGCGCCACGCCAATGGCTACGAGACATCCTACAACCACCAGAGTGCCTTCGCGCGTGGCGTCCAGCCGGGAGCACGCGTCCGACAGGGCCAGGTGATCGGCTATGTCGGCACCACGGGTCTTTCGACCGGTGCGCATCTTCACTACGAACTCATGGTCAACGGCACCAAGGTGGATCCGATGCGTGTGCGCCTGCCCACCGGCAAGGTGCTGCAAGGCGACGACCTCGTCGCCTTC